A part of Oscillatoria sp. FACHB-1406 genomic DNA contains:
- the htpG gene encoding molecular chaperone HtpG: MTVLEKGNITIHTENIFPIIKKSLYTDHEIFLRELISNSVDAINKLKMISYSGEIDGTLPEPEIEIRIDKDNKTLSVSDNGIGMTAEEIKKYINQVAFSSAEEFIQKYQKSADQQIIGHFGLGFYSSFMVAKHVEIDTLSHRSGSQAIHWSCDGSPEFELTNSDRTTPGTTITLTLMDEETEYAEPSRIKQLVKTYCDFMPFPIKLDGEVINKQRALWKESPQNLTKEDYLEFYRYLYPFQDEPLLWVHLNTDYPFLLNGILYFPKLKPDVDINKGQIKLFCNQVFVSDHCEEIIPDFLMPLRGVIDSTDIPLNVSRSALTNDRTVRRITDYIAKKIGDRLKSLYSEDRAEYVRSWEDVGTFVKFGSLKDDKFKKQVEDIIIFRTTHEGAAVSEEQPKVEVQAAEGDIWQDATPEEKSTAGEGYTTLKEYLDRNKERHENRVYYCTDSGTQSTYVELYKNQGLEVLYMDSFIDTNYFIPFLEREYNDVNFSRVDAELEQTLFDENQASEIVDPKTNKTRSELVKELFEKALNNPKVTIRTESLKSDTPETAPPAMVILPEQMRRLQEMTALLQQQAVRFPDEHTLLVNTAHPMIQKLVEIGQGGIIQGGGTSSSGELADAMCQHVYDLALFSQKGFTAESMKDFVTRSNQLLTRVAERL, encoded by the coding sequence ATGACTGTACTGGAAAAAGGAAACATTACGATCCACACTGAGAATATATTTCCGATTATCAAGAAATCTCTCTACACCGACCACGAGATCTTCTTGCGGGAATTAATCTCTAATAGCGTTGATGCCATCAATAAGCTGAAAATGATCTCCTATTCTGGAGAAATTGACGGCACCTTACCCGAACCAGAAATCGAGATTCGCATCGATAAAGACAACAAAACCCTCTCTGTCTCCGACAACGGTATCGGGATGACGGCGGAGGAAATTAAGAAATATATTAATCAGGTTGCCTTCTCCAGCGCTGAAGAATTTATTCAAAAGTATCAAAAAAGCGCCGACCAACAAATTATCGGTCACTTTGGCTTAGGGTTCTACTCCAGCTTCATGGTCGCTAAGCACGTTGAGATTGACACCCTTTCTCACCGTTCGGGTTCGCAAGCGATCCACTGGAGTTGCGACGGTTCGCCGGAGTTTGAATTAACCAATAGCGATCGGACGACACCGGGAACGACAATTACCCTCACCCTGATGGATGAGGAAACAGAATACGCAGAACCCTCGCGCATCAAGCAACTGGTGAAAACCTATTGCGACTTTATGCCGTTCCCGATTAAACTCGACGGCGAAGTCATCAACAAACAGCGCGCTTTATGGAAGGAGTCGCCGCAAAACCTCACTAAAGAAGATTACCTCGAATTCTATCGCTACCTCTATCCTTTCCAAGACGAACCTTTACTTTGGGTTCACCTCAACACCGACTATCCGTTTCTGTTGAACGGAATTCTCTATTTCCCGAAGCTGAAGCCGGATGTCGATATTAATAAAGGTCAGATTAAACTTTTCTGCAATCAAGTCTTTGTGAGCGACCATTGCGAAGAGATTATCCCCGACTTTTTGATGCCGTTGCGCGGTGTAATCGACAGTACCGATATTCCTCTCAATGTCTCTCGCAGCGCGCTTACGAACGATCGCACCGTGCGCCGCATTACCGATTATATCGCGAAGAAGATCGGCGATCGCCTTAAATCTCTCTACAGCGAAGATCGCGCCGAATATGTTCGCTCTTGGGAAGATGTTGGCACTTTTGTCAAGTTCGGCTCGCTTAAAGACGATAAGTTTAAAAAGCAAGTCGAAGATATTATTATCTTCCGCACGACGCATGAAGGCGCTGCTGTCTCAGAAGAGCAACCGAAAGTAGAAGTCCAAGCCGCAGAAGGCGATATTTGGCAAGATGCAACGCCTGAAGAAAAATCGACGGCGGGCGAGGGTTATACTACTTTGAAAGAATACCTCGATCGCAACAAGGAACGTCACGAAAATCGCGTTTATTACTGCACCGATTCGGGAACGCAATCAACCTACGTCGAGCTTTACAAAAACCAAGGTTTAGAAGTCCTCTATATGGACTCCTTCATCGACACGAACTACTTTATTCCCTTCCTAGAACGGGAATATAACGATGTCAATTTCTCCCGCGTCGATGCCGAACTCGAGCAAACACTATTCGATGAAAATCAAGCTAGCGAAATTGTCGATCCCAAGACCAATAAAACTCGCAGCGAACTCGTTAAGGAACTGTTCGAGAAAGCCTTGAATAATCCTAAAGTCACGATTCGTACCGAGTCGCTGAAATCGGATACGCCAGAAACTGCGCCGCCTGCGATGGTAATTTTACCCGAACAGATGCGCCGCCTCCAGGAAATGACAGCGCTGCTGCAACAACAAGCGGTACGCTTCCCCGACGAACACACGCTGTTAGTTAATACTGCCCATCCGATGATTCAAAAGTTAGTTGAAATCGGGCAAGGTGGAATTATTCAAGGCGGCGGAACTTCGAGTTCTGGCGAGTTAGCTGATGCGATGTGCCAGCACGTTTACGATTTAGCGCTGTTCTCCCAAAAGGGATTTACGGCGGAGAGTATGAAGGATTTCGTGACGCGCTCGAATCAACTTTTGACTCGCGTTGCCGAACGGTTGTAA
- a CDS encoding cytochrome b/b6 domain-containing protein — translation MSPARLYQPLLLRILHGLNAAIALLAIATSFWVYNTYDGRLIRLPLPKIGDIIGIHGTFGVAFFLLMPLFALYSFHLGAKRLIQPDTWGKLGQLNKPIGWYSWHRVVNTIMLLAATFAIATGRMMKEEWLPAGQLDSPWYRAHLWGWVILSVCLGIHMVMGLKVGGVALVRSMYSTEYRPEDSPRVWWQQIQDQWQRLRDK, via the coding sequence ATGTCGCCTGCTCGCCTTTATCAACCGCTCTTGCTGCGAATCTTACACGGCTTAAATGCTGCGATCGCGCTGCTGGCGATCGCGACTTCCTTTTGGGTATACAATACCTACGATGGGCGCTTAATCCGCCTACCCCTGCCCAAAATTGGCGATATCATCGGCATTCACGGCACTTTCGGCGTAGCATTTTTCCTCCTCATGCCCCTGTTTGCCCTCTACAGCTTTCATTTAGGGGCAAAACGTTTAATTCAGCCCGATACGTGGGGGAAGTTGGGGCAACTCAATAAACCGATTGGCTGGTATAGCTGGCATCGCGTCGTTAATACCATTATGCTCCTGGCGGCGACTTTCGCGATCGCGACAGGACGAATGATGAAAGAAGAATGGCTTCCCGCCGGACAACTCGATTCTCCCTGGTATCGCGCCCATCTTTGGGGCTGGGTGATTCTAAGCGTTTGCCTGGGAATCCATATGGTTATGGGGTTAAAAGTTGGGGGTGTAGCGTTGGTGCGATCGATGTATTCTACAGAGTATCGCCCCGAAGATTCGCCCCGCGTTTGGTGGCAACAAATTCAAGACCAGTGGCAGCGATTAAGAGACAAATGA
- a CDS encoding manganese efflux pump MntP family protein: MYDFITPILLGIGLSADAFAVSLSSGLAIKHLTLNKILKIALFFGGFQAIMPLIGWALGYGFRGLIADIDHWIAFGLLLAIGGKMIREAFQEEEKDKKFNPLDTYTLLTLSIATSIDALAAGISLAVVKTPVLMAASIIGTITFFLSGFGVAIGHRFGNFCRDKVEICGGVVLIAIGFKILIEHLTQ; this comes from the coding sequence ATGTACGACTTCATCACTCCCATTTTGCTCGGAATCGGACTGTCTGCCGATGCGTTTGCGGTTTCTCTTTCCAGCGGCTTAGCCATTAAGCACCTCACCCTCAATAAAATCCTCAAAATTGCGCTTTTCTTTGGCGGGTTCCAAGCCATCATGCCTCTTATCGGTTGGGCATTAGGTTATGGTTTCAGGGGTTTAATTGCCGATATCGATCATTGGATTGCGTTTGGCTTGCTGCTCGCGATCGGCGGTAAAATGATTCGCGAAGCCTTTCAAGAAGAAGAGAAGGATAAAAAATTCAACCCTCTCGATACTTATACCTTATTAACGCTTTCGATCGCTACCAGTATCGATGCTTTAGCCGCCGGAATTAGTTTAGCCGTTGTAAAAACGCCTGTTCTTATGGCAGCTAGCATTATTGGAACAATTACTTTTTTCTTGTCTGGATTTGGTGTTGCGATCGGGCATCGCTTTGGAAACTTTTGTCGGGATAAAGTCGAAATTTGTGGCGGGGTTGTTTTAATCGCGATCGGCTTTAAAATTCTAATCGAGCATTTAACGCAATAA
- a CDS encoding spermidine/putrescine ABC transporter substrate-binding protein translates to MKRRQFLLSSAALSGLALSGCGWTLASVSAQPVAQTSGNELYIYTWAGYIDDDLLARFEQQTGIRAIADVFDSNEAMLARIQASGGGAYSIIYPSDYMVQKMATLGLLTELERSRIVGFDRLFERFINPIYDPENRYSIPLSWGTTGLIYNRAKLKELPQDWDFFWEYQDLLSKRITLLNDVREVMGAVLRSLGYSYNSTNPEEIGQAYEKLRRLKPAIASFTSDAWRNPMLTGDLLVAMCYSSDANELMPENPDLAYVLPLSGSSLFTDTLVIPRTAPNLEGAYAWINFMLQPEIAAQICERLSFATPNREAFELLPSEIQNNVSLFPPNPALRRCEGIAPVGNEIDEVYERYWTLLTSG, encoded by the coding sequence GTGAAACGCCGTCAATTTTTACTCTCTTCTGCCGCACTCTCGGGACTTGCACTTTCGGGATGCGGTTGGACGCTTGCGAGCGTTAGCGCCCAGCCTGTCGCTCAAACATCTGGGAACGAATTGTACATTTACACTTGGGCGGGGTATATCGATGACGATTTGCTCGCTCGCTTCGAGCAGCAAACGGGAATTCGCGCCATTGCCGATGTTTTTGATTCTAACGAAGCGATGCTCGCGCGCATCCAAGCCAGCGGCGGCGGTGCTTACAGTATTATCTACCCCTCGGACTACATGGTGCAAAAAATGGCGACTTTGGGGTTATTGACGGAGTTGGAGCGATCGCGTATCGTGGGGTTCGATCGCTTGTTCGAGCGTTTTATCAACCCGATTTACGATCCTGAAAATCGCTACAGCATTCCTTTAAGTTGGGGAACGACGGGGTTAATTTACAATCGCGCTAAGTTGAAGGAATTACCCCAAGATTGGGATTTTTTCTGGGAATACCAAGACTTGCTCTCGAAGCGCATCACGCTCCTCAATGACGTGCGCGAAGTGATGGGCGCGGTGTTGCGCTCTTTGGGATATTCCTACAATTCCACCAACCCGGAGGAAATTGGGCAAGCTTACGAAAAACTAAGACGTTTGAAACCCGCGATCGCGTCCTTTACTTCGGACGCATGGCGCAATCCCATGTTAACCGGAGATCTGCTCGTTGCGATGTGTTACTCCTCCGATGCGAACGAATTAATGCCAGAAAATCCCGATCTCGCCTACGTTCTCCCCTTAAGCGGTTCCTCCCTCTTCACCGATACCCTTGTCATTCCCCGCACCGCACCCAATCTTGAAGGGGCTTATGCTTGGATAAACTTTATGCTGCAACCAGAGATTGCCGCCCAAATCTGCGAGCGTTTGAGCTTTGCCACGCCCAACCGCGAAGCATTTGAACTACTGCCGTCGGAAATTCAAAATAACGTCAGCTTGTTTCCCCCCAATCCCGCCCTCAGACGCTGTGAAGGAATTGCCCCTGTCGGTAATGAGATTGACGAAGTTTACGAGCGCTACTGGACGCTCTTAACCAGCGGTTGA
- the gatB gene encoding Asp-tRNA(Asn)/Glu-tRNA(Gln) amidotransferase subunit GatB: protein MTTTAPAKPKTDYEAVIGLETHCQLNTNTKIFSPVSTEFGAPPNANISPICLGYPGVLPVLNEKVLEYAVKAGLALNCTIAPYSKFDRKQYFYPDLPKNYQISQYDLPIAEHGWLEIELVDKQSSEVTRKKIGITRLHMEEDAGKLVHGGSDRLAGSTHSLVDFNRAGIPLLEIVSEPDLRSGKEAAEYGRELRRIVRYLGISDGNMQEGSLRCDVNISVRPVGQKEFGVKVEIKNMNSFNAIEKAIDYEIDRQIKAIANGEPIRQETRLWEEGSQRTISMRSKEGSSDYRYFPEPDLPPIEVSPAQKEEWHSQLPELPAAKRHRYESELELSAYDARVLTEEGSTAEYFEAALKKGANAKQVANWVMGDLAAYVNSAKLNSLSDLALKPEGLAELVNLIEKGTISGKIAKEILPELLTNPVESVEKFISDRGLIQMSDAGELEKIVDEIIAAHPQEVEQFRNGKTKLQGFFVGQVMKKTSGRADPKLTNQLLGRKLKG from the coding sequence ATGACTACAACCGCCCCCGCTAAGCCCAAAACAGACTACGAAGCTGTCATCGGTTTAGAAACGCACTGCCAACTCAACACCAACACCAAAATCTTTAGCCCCGTTTCTACCGAATTCGGCGCGCCGCCGAACGCAAATATTTCTCCGATTTGCCTCGGATACCCCGGCGTACTGCCCGTACTCAACGAAAAAGTCCTCGAATATGCCGTTAAAGCGGGACTCGCTCTCAACTGCACAATTGCGCCTTATAGTAAATTCGATCGCAAACAGTATTTTTATCCCGATCTGCCCAAAAATTATCAAATTTCTCAGTACGATTTACCCATCGCCGAACATGGCTGGTTAGAAATCGAACTCGTCGATAAACAAAGCAGCGAAGTCACGCGCAAAAAAATTGGTATCACCCGCTTGCATATGGAAGAAGATGCGGGAAAATTAGTACATGGCGGAAGCGATCGCCTTGCGGGTTCGACGCACTCCCTCGTCGATTTTAATCGCGCGGGTATACCGTTGCTTGAAATCGTCTCCGAACCCGATTTGCGATCGGGAAAAGAAGCAGCAGAATACGGTAGAGAATTACGCCGCATCGTGCGCTACCTCGGCATTAGCGATGGCAATATGCAAGAAGGTTCGCTGCGCTGCGATGTGAATATTTCCGTGCGTCCGGTGGGACAAAAAGAGTTTGGCGTTAAGGTAGAAATTAAGAATATGAACTCCTTTAATGCCATTGAAAAAGCGATAGACTACGAAATCGATCGCCAAATTAAAGCCATTGCGAATGGCGAACCCATCCGCCAAGAAACGCGCCTTTGGGAAGAAGGCAGCCAACGCACGATTAGTATGCGCAGTAAGGAAGGTTCGAGCGACTATCGATATTTTCCCGAACCAGATTTACCGCCGATTGAAGTATCGCCAGCCCAGAAAGAAGAATGGCATTCGCAACTTCCCGAACTTCCGGCAGCTAAGCGCCACCGCTACGAAAGCGAGTTAGAACTCTCGGCTTACGATGCGCGCGTTCTCACCGAAGAAGGTTCGACAGCAGAATACTTTGAAGCCGCCTTAAAAAAGGGGGCAAATGCCAAACAAGTTGCGAACTGGGTAATGGGCGATTTAGCTGCCTATGTTAACAGCGCTAAACTCAATAGCCTCAGCGATTTAGCCTTAAAACCCGAGGGGTTAGCTGAATTGGTTAATTTAATCGAAAAGGGAACGATTAGCGGCAAAATCGCCAAAGAAATTCTACCCGAACTCTTGACAAATCCCGTAGAGTCTGTTGAGAAGTTTATTAGCGATCGCGGTTTAATCCAAATGTCCGACGCGGGCGAGTTAGAAAAAATCGTCGATGAAATTATCGCTGCCCATCCCCAAGAAGTCGAACAATTCCGCAACGGCAAAACTAAATTGCAAGGATTTTTTGTGGGACAGGTGATGAAGAAAACCAGCGGACGCGCCGATCCGAAATTGACGAACCAACTGTTAGGACGCAAGTTAAAGGGGTAG
- a CDS encoding glycosyltransferase family 4 protein has translation MHIAWLGKKSPFCGNVTYGREITNALLERDYQVSFLHFAQEETTPEQRPDCPEVALPFLYKSQVYTIPTLRSSRVFVRSLQKLKPDLVHASLTLSTLDFRLPEICEELNLPLVATFHPPFDSKLRNLKSSTQFLTYQLYAPFLANYDSTIVFSQLQRDLLVRLGVPRDRVAVIPNGVDVQKYSPGFSSFKSEIGAERLFVYQGRIAPEKNIEALLRGWVASEMGDRCKLAIVGDGPLTSSLMPFYGEDRGIIWLGFEADENRRIDILRAADVFILPSLVEGLSLSLLEAMACGVACVATDAGADAEAIEDGAGIVLDTQGVATQLKTLLPVLRDQPEFTAILGRKARQRALERYTLSRNISRVEALYAETIQARDRRFTALSS, from the coding sequence ATGCACATCGCCTGGTTAGGAAAAAAATCGCCATTCTGCGGCAATGTTACCTACGGTCGAGAAATCACCAACGCTCTGCTCGAGCGGGACTATCAGGTGAGTTTTCTTCATTTCGCCCAAGAAGAAACAACCCCAGAACAGCGTCCCGACTGCCCCGAAGTGGCTTTGCCGTTTTTGTACAAATCGCAAGTTTATACGATCCCGACGCTGCGATCGAGTCGAGTCTTCGTGCGATCGCTGCAAAAACTCAAGCCCGATCTCGTTCACGCTTCCCTCACCCTCTCAACGCTGGATTTTCGCCTTCCCGAAATTTGCGAAGAACTGAATTTGCCCTTGGTGGCAACCTTTCACCCTCCCTTCGATAGCAAACTGCGGAATCTTAAATCCAGCACCCAATTTTTAACTTACCAACTTTACGCTCCTTTCCTGGCGAATTACGATAGCACCATCGTCTTTTCTCAACTTCAGCGCGACTTACTCGTGCGCTTGGGTGTACCGCGCGATCGCGTTGCTGTCATTCCTAACGGCGTAGACGTACAAAAATACTCCCCCGGTTTCTCGAGCTTTAAAAGCGAAATTGGTGCCGAACGCCTGTTTGTTTACCAAGGGCGCATCGCCCCAGAAAAAAACATTGAGGCGCTGTTGCGGGGCTGGGTGGCTTCGGAAATGGGCGATCGCTGCAAACTCGCGATCGTTGGCGATGGTCCGCTGACTTCCTCTCTAATGCCCTTCTACGGCGAAGATCGGGGGATTATTTGGCTCGGATTTGAAGCCGACGAAAACCGCCGCATCGACATCTTGCGCGCCGCTGATGTCTTTATTTTGCCCTCCCTCGTCGAAGGCTTATCCCTGTCTCTCCTCGAAGCAATGGCGTGCGGTGTCGCTTGCGTCGCGACTGATGCGGGGGCGGATGCGGAAGCGATTGAAGATGGGGCGGGGATCGTCCTCGATACCCAGGGGGTTGCGACGCAACTCAAAACGCTGCTGCCCGTGCTGCGGGATCAACCCGAATTCACCGCTATTTTAGGGCGCAAAGCCCGCCAGCGCGCTTTAGAACGGTATACGCTTAGCCGTAATATTTCCCGCGTTGAAGCCCTTTATGCGGAAACGATTCAAGCGCGCGATCGGCGTTTTACGGCGCTGAGTTCGTAA
- a CDS encoding M1 family metallopeptidase, with protein sequence MTNYYFDDASNGRRSFELPGAKPHYNPDRPGQVEHIFLDLTLDLPQQILQGTCTISLKPVRANLRHLTLDAVDLNIKSVTVGSIAQPFEYDGEYLQIELLEPPGDKTFNLAIAYSLEQPQRGIYFIQPDEHYPNKPTQVWTQGEDEDSRFWFPCFDYPGQLATSEIRIRVPQPYLAISNGKLIATETGQKDTIYHWKQEQVHPSYLITLAVGNFAEIQDKWKKIPVTYYVEKGWEKEAKLSMGRTPEMMSFLSAKYGYPYPFPKYAQICVDDFIFGGMENTSTTILTDRCLLDERAAIDNDRTESLVVHELAHQWFGDLVVIKHWSHAWLKEGAASYSEVQWTEFAYGKDDGAYYLLNEARSYLSEDRSRYRRPMVTHIYREAIELYDRHLYEKGACVYHMIRAILGNELFDKTIKTFLHDNAHKTVETIDLLRAIEKSTGRNLAFLFDQYVFRGGHPDFKVSYAWDSENKLAKVTVKQTQAKENEGKVEDLFELTIPIGFGYVSEKGKKVKQPQIEEFSIRLDRIEQSFYFPLKEKPQFFSFDTGNAFLKTVSLDYGMPELKAQLKHDPDAIGRIYAAIALAKKGGLEVTKALAEALTHDPFWGVRVEVAKQLAKLKLDRALKALISGLKDEDARVRRAVVESLGKFKREESYKAVKKVAQKGDPSYYVEAAAIRILGSTIAGNLKDKQEEVLQFYQTVLQERAGWNEVIRCGAIAGLSQMKTSPVAADTIVEYTQLGVPQPLRLAAIRALGAVASGQTPEKVEEILEQLDALAAETFYLTQVSVSSALGQMQVPGAIDILHSLAEQTPDGRVRRIAEEAISRVQKNLSEDKNLKQLRDDLERLKQENQDLKSRLEKLEAQKK encoded by the coding sequence ATGACAAACTATTATTTTGACGACGCAAGTAACGGCCGCAGATCCTTTGAACTTCCCGGGGCAAAACCGCATTATAATCCCGATCGCCCCGGACAAGTCGAGCATATTTTTCTCGATTTAACCCTCGATCTTCCCCAACAAATTCTTCAAGGAACTTGTACGATTTCTCTCAAGCCCGTTCGTGCTAACCTTCGACATTTAACGTTAGATGCCGTCGATCTGAATATTAAATCGGTTACAGTGGGAAGTATCGCCCAGCCTTTTGAATATGACGGCGAATACTTGCAGATCGAACTGCTCGAACCGCCGGGAGACAAAACATTCAATCTCGCGATCGCTTATTCCCTCGAACAACCCCAACGCGGTATTTATTTCATCCAGCCCGACGAACACTATCCTAACAAACCAACGCAAGTTTGGACTCAAGGAGAAGATGAAGATTCTCGCTTCTGGTTTCCCTGCTTTGACTATCCCGGGCAATTGGCAACTTCCGAAATTCGCATCCGCGTTCCTCAGCCCTATCTGGCTATTTCTAACGGCAAACTTATCGCCACGGAAACGGGACAAAAAGATACCATTTATCACTGGAAGCAAGAACAAGTTCATCCCAGTTATTTGATAACTTTAGCCGTTGGTAACTTTGCCGAGATTCAAGATAAATGGAAAAAAATACCAGTCACCTATTACGTTGAAAAAGGGTGGGAAAAAGAAGCCAAGCTCAGTATGGGCAGAACGCCGGAAATGATGAGCTTTTTGAGCGCAAAATACGGCTATCCCTATCCCTTCCCAAAATACGCGCAGATTTGCGTCGATGACTTCATTTTTGGGGGGATGGAAAATACCTCCACGACCATTTTAACCGATCGCTGTTTATTAGACGAGCGCGCGGCAATCGATAACGATCGAACCGAAAGTTTAGTCGTCCACGAACTCGCCCATCAATGGTTTGGCGATCTCGTTGTAATTAAGCATTGGTCGCACGCTTGGCTAAAAGAAGGTGCGGCATCTTATTCAGAAGTTCAATGGACGGAATTCGCTTACGGAAAAGATGACGGCGCGTATTACCTCCTCAATGAAGCGCGCAGCTATCTATCAGAAGATCGCTCCCGCTATCGCCGTCCGATGGTAACTCACATTTATCGAGAAGCGATCGAACTTTACGATCGCCATCTGTACGAAAAAGGTGCTTGTGTCTACCACATGATCCGTGCCATTCTCGGCAACGAACTCTTCGATAAAACTATTAAAACTTTCCTGCACGATAACGCCCATAAAACGGTAGAGACGATCGATTTATTGCGCGCGATTGAAAAATCAACGGGAAGAAATTTAGCCTTTTTATTCGATCAATATGTGTTCCGTGGCGGTCATCCCGATTTTAAAGTATCCTACGCTTGGGATAGCGAAAACAAACTCGCCAAGGTAACAGTCAAACAAACCCAAGCGAAAGAGAATGAAGGAAAAGTTGAAGACTTATTCGAGCTAACAATTCCGATCGGCTTTGGATATGTTTCAGAAAAGGGCAAAAAAGTCAAGCAGCCGCAGATCGAAGAATTTTCGATTCGCCTCGATCGCATCGAACAAAGCTTCTACTTCCCGCTCAAAGAAAAGCCGCAATTTTTCAGCTTCGATACGGGCAATGCCTTCTTAAAAACCGTGTCGCTCGACTATGGAATGCCGGAGCTAAAAGCCCAACTCAAGCACGATCCCGACGCGATCGGTCGAATTTATGCTGCGATCGCGCTTGCCAAAAAAGGTGGCTTAGAAGTAACGAAAGCGCTAGCCGAAGCCTTAACCCACGATCCGTTCTGGGGCGTGCGCGTTGAAGTTGCCAAACAATTAGCTAAATTGAAACTCGATCGCGCCCTGAAAGCCTTGATTTCCGGATTAAAAGATGAGGATGCACGGGTGCGGCGAGCGGTAGTAGAATCCCTCGGCAAATTCAAGCGAGAAGAAAGCTATAAAGCGGTTAAAAAAGTCGCACAGAAAGGCGATCCCAGTTATTACGTTGAAGCCGCAGCAATTCGCATCTTAGGCAGTACGATCGCGGGAAACTTGAAGGATAAACAAGAAGAAGTTCTGCAATTTTATCAAACCGTATTGCAAGAACGGGCGGGGTGGAATGAAGTTATTCGCTGCGGTGCGATCGCGGGATTAAGCCAAATGAAAACTTCGCCCGTCGCCGCCGACACCATCGTTGAATATACCCAACTCGGCGTTCCTCAGCCCCTTCGTCTCGCTGCCATTCGCGCTTTGGGGGCAGTCGCAAGCGGACAAACGCCCGAAAAAGTCGAGGAGATTTTAGAACAACTCGATGCTTTAGCCGCAGAAACCTTTTATTTAACTCAAGTCTCTGTTAGCAGCGCCCTCGGACAAATGCAAGTTCCCGGCGCGATCGATATTCTTCATTCCCTCGCCGAACAAACCCCCGATGGACGAGTTCGCCGTATTGCCGAAGAAGCAATTTCGAGAGTTCAAAAGAACCTCAGCGAGGACAAAAACTTAAAGCAACTGCGCGACGATCTCGAACGCCTCAAACAGGAAAATCAAGACCTAAAGAGTCGTTTGGAAAAACTAGAAGCACAGAAGAAATGA